The following are encoded together in the Coffea arabica cultivar ET-39 chromosome 1c, Coffea Arabica ET-39 HiFi, whole genome shotgun sequence genome:
- the LOC113737546 gene encoding B3 domain-containing protein At1g05920-like, translating into MAILSSQKREEMRRNESFRRRPRKSSKPCRARTNSVADQFRFWPFLVEKTETPTQKSCVNKGKKMIGLALPNLDQELPTKKSCGKLRAEAKTSQESRKIEIIFKKKLVKAKAQVFPPPSAQLPIDFKNHMSRKLGATRDPVLVIEKRLFPSDVSAKLHRLSIPVKQVANHEFLTEGERKRFNNGNKQEKIDAILVEPSLSESKIRFKKWYIHDSGMYILTSGWNDVVERNGLKQGTLVQLWSFRKESQLYFALIRL; encoded by the coding sequence ATGGCAATTTTGAGTTCTCAGAAGAGAGAAGAGATGAGAAGAAATGAAAGTTTTCGCCGACGCCCTCGAAAGAGCAGCAAGCCCTGTAGAGCTAGGACCAATTCAGTTGCAGATCAGTTTCGTTTTTGGCCCTTTTTGGTTGAAAAAACCGAAACACCAACCCAGAAATCTTGTGTAAATAAGGGCAAGAAAATGATCGGATTAGCACTGCCTAATCTTGATCAAGAACTGCCCACCAAGAAATCTTGTGGAAAGCTACGTGCTGAAGCTAAAACTAGCCAAGAAAGCCGAAAAATCGAgatcattttcaagaaaaaattagTGAAAGCCAAAGCTCAAGTTTTTCCACCTCCATCGGCACAACTTCCAATTGACTTCAAGAATCACATGAGCAGGAAACTGGGGGCGACAAGGGACcctgttttggtgattgagaagaGATTGTTTCCATCTGATGTTTCAGCCAAGCTTCACAGATTGTCCATACCAGTCAAGCAAGTTGCCAATCACGAGTTCTTGACAGAAGGAGAGAGGAAAAGATTCAACAATGggaacaaacaagaaaaaattgaTGCCATTCTGGTTGAGCCATCACTTTCTGAATCCAAAATCAGGTTCAAGAAATGGTACATCCATGATTCTGGAATGTATATTTTGACTAGTGGTTGGAATGATGTTGTGGAGAGGAATGGAttgaaacaaggaacattagtgCAGCTATGGTCATTCCGGAAAGAATCCCAATTGTACTTTGCTCTGATTAGGCTCTAG